A stretch of the Salminus brasiliensis chromosome 19, fSalBra1.hap2, whole genome shotgun sequence genome encodes the following:
- the fam199x gene encoding protein FAM199X — translation MSDDLYEKFLAPEEPFPLLSQRGNLSEDGTLDVSDFGCQLSSCHRTDPLRRFHSNRWNLTSCGTSVASSECSEELFSSVSVGDQDDCYSLLDDQELTSFDLFPEGSVCSDVSSSISTYWDWSDSEFEWQLPGSDIASGSDVLSDIIPSVPSSPCLVSKKKTKSHGNLDELPWSAMTNDEQVEYIEYLSRKVSTEMGLREQLDIIKIIDPSAQISPTDSEFIIELNCLTDEKLKQVRNYIREHSPRQRPGSTRDSWKRSVASSGSTSGVSAHSSSNASMVSSASSSTGSSGSNSSTNISRAHSDGNLATAAERIRDSKKRSKQRKLQQKALRKRQLKEQRQARKERLSGLFLNEEVLSLKVTEEEDHGDDVDVLM, via the exons atgTCAGACGACCTTTATGAGAAGTTTCTTGCTCCAGAGGAGCCTTTTCCTCTGCTGTCGCAGCGAGGAAACCTCAGTGAAGATGGCACATTGGATGTTAGTGACTTTGGCTGTCAGCTGTCCTCTTGTCATCGCACAGACCCTCTGCGCCGTTTTCACAGCAACAG aTGGAACCTGACCTCATGTGGCACGAGTGTGGCCAGCTCAGAGTGCAGCGAAGAGCTGTTCTCTTCTGTGTCTGTGGGGGACCAAGATGACTGCTACTCTCTCCTGGATGATCAGGAACTCACCTCCTTTGACCTTTTTCCAGAGGGTAGTGTCTGCAGCGATGTGTCCTCTTCCATTAGCACATACTGGGACTGGTCAGATAGTGAGTTTGAGTGGCAG TTACCAGGAAGTGACATAGCCAGCGGAAGTGATGTGCTTTCTGACATCATACCTAGTGTACCAAGTTCACCCTGCCTTGTTtcaaaaaaaaagaccaaatcGCATGGAAACCTTGACGAATTGCCTTGGAGTGCCATGACCAATGATGAACAG gTGGAGTATATTGAGTACCTGAGCCGGAAAGTGAGTACAGAGATGGGACTGCGGGAGCAGCTtgatataattaaaataattgatcCAAGTGCACAGATATCTCCAACAGACAGTGAATTCATCATTGAACTGAACTGCCTCACAGATGAAAAATTGAAACAG GTGAGGAACTATATCCGCGAACACAGTCCACGGCAGAGACCTGGCAGCACGCGAGACAGTTGGAAACGTAGCGTGGCAAGCAGCGGCAGTACTAGTGGTGTAAGTGCCCACAGCAGCAGCAATGCCAGCATGGTGAGCAGCGCCAGCAGCAGCACTGGATCATCCGGATCCAACTCCTCCACGAACATTAGCCGTGCCCACAGTGACGGTAACCTGGCCACTGCAGCAGAGCGTATCAGAGACTCCAAG AAACGTTCTAAGCAGAGGAAATTGCAGCAGAAGGCTCTGCGTAAAAGGCAGCTGAAAGAGCAGAGGCAGGCTCGCAAGGAGAGACTCAGTGGTTTGTTCCTTAATGAAGAGGTTCTGTCGCTCAAAGTCACTGAAGAGGAAGACCatggtgatgatgttgatgtctTGATGTGA